The following coding sequences are from one Pseudonocardia sp. EC080619-01 window:
- a CDS encoding ABC transporter ATP-binding protein: MSTSTTDTTTDTAPTPLGTGSGAAGPALVVENLRVGFGGHDVVHGVSFSAGPGTCLAIVGESGSGKSVSARSVVGLAGAGAEVRADRLEIGGRDVRGLDERAWRRIRGDRVGFVLQDALVSLDPVRPVGREIAEALRVHRTVPRAGRRAAAVELLRDAAVPEPEVRAAQRPGELSGGLRQRALIASALAADPDVVVADEPTTALDVTVQAQILELLAELKRAGRTLVLISHDLSVVAHLADHVLVMAGGRVVEEGPAEEILTAPREPYTQALVQAVPGAGTRGRRLSPVPPAPLPSRRGGPVAAGPPVLAARDLVKTFPRPDGGTLRAVDGIGFTLHAGTTLGVVGESGSGKSTTARLALALEEADSGTVELHGEPWSGLPERHRRHRRTAIGVVAQDPLSSFDPRWDVGRILHDAVPHDAHPAERDRSARVADLVARVGLDPSVLQRRPLTLSGGQRQRVAIARALAPDPDVVVLDEAVSALDVSVQAQILDLLVDLQQAFGLAYLFISHDLGVISHLSDHVLVMKDGRVVEEGDPVQVFTAPAQPYTRRLVASLRDLGVRPDAPAADRPAAERSSS; the protein is encoded by the coding sequence ATGTCCACCTCGACCACCGACACCACCACCGATACCGCCCCGACCCCGCTCGGCACCGGCTCCGGCGCGGCGGGCCCCGCTCTCGTCGTCGAGAACCTGCGTGTCGGGTTCGGCGGCCACGACGTCGTCCACGGCGTCTCGTTCTCGGCCGGCCCCGGGACCTGCCTCGCGATCGTCGGGGAGTCCGGATCGGGCAAGAGCGTCAGCGCGCGCAGCGTCGTCGGCCTCGCCGGGGCGGGCGCCGAGGTCCGCGCCGACCGGCTCGAGATCGGCGGCCGCGACGTCCGCGGCCTCGACGAGCGCGCCTGGCGGCGGATCCGCGGCGACCGCGTCGGCTTCGTCCTGCAGGACGCGCTGGTGTCCCTCGACCCGGTGCGCCCGGTCGGCCGGGAGATCGCCGAGGCGCTGCGCGTGCACCGCACGGTGCCGCGGGCCGGGCGCCGGGCCGCGGCCGTCGAGCTGCTGCGCGACGCCGCGGTGCCCGAGCCGGAGGTGCGCGCCGCGCAGCGGCCGGGCGAGCTGTCCGGCGGGCTCCGGCAGCGCGCCCTCATCGCCTCCGCGCTCGCCGCCGATCCCGACGTCGTCGTCGCCGACGAGCCGACGACCGCGCTCGACGTGACCGTCCAGGCCCAGATCCTGGAGCTCCTCGCCGAGCTCAAGCGGGCCGGCCGGACCCTCGTGCTGATCAGCCACGACCTGTCCGTGGTCGCCCACCTCGCCGACCACGTGCTGGTCATGGCCGGGGGCCGGGTGGTGGAGGAGGGCCCGGCGGAGGAGATCCTCACCGCGCCGCGCGAGCCCTACACGCAGGCGCTCGTGCAGGCGGTGCCCGGAGCGGGCACCCGCGGCCGGCGGTTGTCCCCGGTGCCCCCGGCGCCGCTGCCGTCGCGGCGCGGCGGCCCCGTCGCGGCGGGCCCGCCCGTGCTCGCCGCCCGCGACCTCGTGAAGACCTTCCCGCGCCCGGACGGCGGGACGCTGCGCGCCGTCGACGGGATCGGCTTCACCCTGCACGCCGGCACGACGCTCGGGGTGGTGGGGGAGTCCGGTTCGGGGAAGTCGACCACCGCACGGCTGGCCCTGGCGCTGGAGGAGGCCGACAGCGGCACCGTCGAGCTGCACGGTGAGCCGTGGTCCGGCCTGCCCGAGCGGCACCGGCGACACCGGCGCACCGCGATCGGCGTCGTCGCCCAGGACCCGCTGAGCTCGTTCGACCCGCGCTGGGACGTTGGGCGGATCCTGCACGACGCGGTCCCGCACGACGCCCACCCGGCGGAGCGGGACCGGTCCGCCCGGGTCGCCGATCTCGTCGCCCGGGTCGGGCTCGACCCGTCCGTCCTCCAGCGACGGCCGCTGACCCTGTCCGGCGGGCAGCGCCAGCGGGTCGCGATCGCCCGGGCGCTCGCCCCGGACCCGGACGTCGTGGTGCTCGACGAGGCCGTGTCGGCGCTCGACGTGTCGGTCCAGGCCCAGATCCTGGACCTGCTCGTCGACCTGCAGCAGGCGTTCGGGCTCGCCTACCTGTTCATCTCGCACGACCTCGGGGTGATCAGCCACCTCAGCGACCACGTGCTCGTCATGAAGGACGGCCGGGTCGTCGAGGAGGGCGATCCCGTCCAGGTCTTCACCGCGCCGGCGCAGCCCTACACCCGCCGGCTCGTCGCGTCCCTGCGCGACCTCGGCGTGCGTCCGGACGCGCCCGCCGCCGACCGTCCCGCCGCCGAGAGGAGCTCCTCGTGA
- a CDS encoding LLM class flavin-dependent oxidoreductase, whose translation MSTPLLFNAFLMNTPSHIQHGQWRHPDARQVEFDQLGFWVELGRTLEAGLFDAMFFADVSGLYGPADGRYTDNVHEGLQIPSNDPTVLLGALAATTERIGLATTSNVMQNPPFNFARQISTLDHLTRGRVAWNIVTSTQENAARNFGLPGLVEHDERYEWAEEYVTVAYKLWEGSWDDDALLVDRDGSRYSDPAKIHKIFHDGLRYRVEGPHLPSPSPQRTPLLFQAGGSPRGIAFAARHAEAVFISTPSPEVARQHVERTRALAEAEGRRGDDIKFFQGLSICVGRTASEAQRKYDDLQAYASLTGYRTHASLGIRPDGTRLPDDTPLRDIPNNGGRGHVDWLRAEHPDREPVLADLARRRMIGQTVVGTPDSVADELARWRDAGVDGINLVNHRLPTSYEDVIELVLPVLRERGLAKTGYGEARTLRGRLFGHDRLPDRHPAARFRGAFGDRAGVPAGVARVP comes from the coding sequence GTGAGCACACCGCTGCTGTTCAACGCCTTCCTGATGAACACCCCCTCGCACATCCAGCACGGCCAGTGGCGCCACCCGGACGCCCGCCAGGTCGAGTTCGACCAGCTCGGCTTCTGGGTCGAGCTGGGCCGCACGCTGGAGGCCGGGCTCTTCGACGCGATGTTCTTCGCCGACGTCTCCGGGCTCTACGGACCGGCCGACGGCCGCTACACCGACAACGTCCACGAGGGACTGCAGATCCCGAGCAACGACCCGACCGTCCTGCTCGGTGCGCTCGCCGCGACCACCGAGCGGATCGGGCTGGCGACGACGTCGAACGTCATGCAGAACCCGCCGTTCAACTTCGCCCGGCAGATCTCCACCCTGGACCACCTCACCCGGGGGCGGGTCGCCTGGAACATCGTCACCTCGACCCAGGAGAACGCGGCCCGCAACTTCGGGCTCCCCGGGCTGGTCGAGCACGACGAGCGCTACGAGTGGGCGGAGGAGTACGTCACCGTCGCCTACAAGCTGTGGGAGGGCTCCTGGGACGACGACGCGCTGCTCGTCGACCGCGACGGCAGCCGGTACTCCGACCCTGCGAAGATCCACAAGATCTTCCACGACGGCCTCCGCTACCGGGTCGAGGGCCCGCACCTGCCCTCGCCGAGCCCGCAGCGCACGCCGCTGCTGTTCCAGGCGGGCGGGTCGCCGCGGGGGATCGCCTTCGCGGCCCGGCACGCCGAGGCCGTCTTCATCAGCACGCCCTCGCCGGAGGTCGCCCGGCAGCACGTCGAACGGACCAGGGCGCTCGCCGAGGCCGAGGGGCGCCGGGGAGACGACATCAAGTTCTTCCAGGGCCTCAGCATCTGCGTCGGCCGCACCGCGTCCGAGGCCCAGCGCAAGTATGACGACCTGCAGGCCTACGCCTCGCTGACCGGGTACCGGACGCACGCCTCGCTGGGCATCCGCCCGGACGGGACCCGGCTGCCCGACGACACCCCGCTGCGCGACATCCCCAACAACGGCGGTCGCGGGCACGTCGACTGGCTGCGGGCCGAGCACCCGGACCGGGAGCCGGTGCTCGCCGACCTGGCGCGCCGCCGCATGATCGGGCAGACGGTCGTCGGGACACCGGACTCGGTCGCCGACGAGCTGGCGCGCTGGCGCGACGCCGGGGTCGACGGGATCAACCTGGTCAACCACCGGCTGCCCACGAGCTACGAGGACGTCATCGAGCTCGTCCTGCCCGTGCTGCGGGAGCGCGGTCTCGCGAAGACCGGGTACGGCGAGGCGCGCACGCTGCGCGGCCGGCTCTTCGGCCACGACCGGCTGCCGGACCGGCACCCGGCCGCACGGTTCCGAGGGGCGTTCGGCGACCGTGCGGGCGTGCCCGCCGGGGTGGCGCGGGTGCCGTGA
- a CDS encoding putative leader peptide translates to MFHGVSRRHVDLLRTSSAGCRG, encoded by the coding sequence ATGTTCCACGGGGTGTCACGACGCCACGTCGATCTCCTGCGTACCTCGAGCGCCGGCTGTCGGGGCTGA
- a CDS encoding IclR family transcriptional regulator: protein MTGRARDAGAAPRSSEIQSVARAATVLGLVVDSGEGLTTTEIAKITGMTVSTVHRLAHTLVSGNLLCRDAASDRFLPGPLLLRLARKSLGASGVPEAADVLKELADRTGETASIGLRRGDDVLVVLSVPSTRPLRYTGRPGERVPLLESAIGAAIVAFGADPLDEAAAVLTRSGHGSPEAWLAETDLLATQFRGYAVLDDPHDEALRAVAAPVVAAGDVVRMAVEIQGPASRLPENALDGLGALVRSAADALEGLPVSMAFGEF from the coding sequence ATGACGGGCCGTGCACGCGACGCCGGTGCGGCACCGCGCAGCTCGGAGATCCAGTCGGTCGCGCGGGCGGCGACCGTCCTCGGTCTCGTGGTGGACAGCGGCGAGGGCCTCACCACCACCGAGATCGCCAAGATCACCGGGATGACGGTGTCCACCGTGCACCGGCTGGCGCACACCCTCGTCTCGGGCAACCTGCTCTGCCGCGACGCCGCCTCCGACCGGTTCCTGCCCGGTCCGCTGCTGCTCCGCCTGGCCCGCAAGTCGCTCGGCGCCTCCGGCGTGCCCGAGGCCGCCGACGTGCTCAAGGAGCTGGCCGACCGCACCGGCGAGACGGCGAGCATCGGCCTGCGCCGCGGCGACGACGTCCTCGTCGTGCTGTCGGTGCCCTCGACCCGGCCGCTGCGCTACACCGGCCGGCCGGGGGAGCGGGTCCCGCTACTGGAGTCCGCGATCGGCGCCGCGATCGTCGCGTTCGGCGCCGACCCGCTCGACGAGGCCGCCGCCGTGCTCACCCGGTCCGGACACGGCAGCCCCGAGGCGTGGCTGGCCGAGACCGACCTGCTCGCCACCCAGTTCCGTGGCTACGCGGTGCTCGACGACCCGCACGACGAGGCGCTGCGGGCGGTGGCGGCACCGGTCGTCGCCGCCGGTGACGTGGTGCGGATGGCCGTCGAGATCCAGGGCCCGGCCAGCCGGCTGCCCGAGAACGCCCTCGACGGGCTCGGCGCGCTCGTCCGGTCCGCGGCGGACGCACTGGAGGGCCTGCCGGTGTCGATGGCGTTCGGGGAGTTCTGA
- a CDS encoding ABC transporter permease, which translates to MTLTSTDPGPGTAPPERSPARRGRAAARRWAVRIASAVLVVWGAATAAFLAQLAQPGDRATAVLNLRTGQVQERSPDELAPINAEYGFDRSPLYQYLDYLAGLARGDLGTSYQQHRPVWEVISEQVPSTLALSATALVLAWVLMLVWVLLTAGRGPVVSGWGAAVESVLAGLPQYWLGVVLVLVFALGLGWFPVVGGSGPTGLVLPALTLALPLAGFLGQSTRTEFERVLGQPFVLTARLRGSGDLAVRLRHVLRHAALAPLTLTGWALGATISGAVIVETVFTRTGVGRTLVTAVESQDLPIVTGVVVLTAIAYVVINLVLDALYPLIDPRVDA; encoded by the coding sequence ATGACGCTCACGTCGACTGATCCGGGGCCGGGGACCGCCCCGCCGGAACGGAGCCCCGCCCGCCGCGGGCGTGCCGCGGCACGCCGGTGGGCGGTCCGGATCGCCTCGGCGGTGCTGGTCGTGTGGGGCGCGGCGACCGCCGCCTTCCTCGCCCAGCTCGCGCAGCCCGGTGACCGGGCCACGGCGGTGCTGAACCTGCGCACCGGCCAGGTGCAGGAACGCTCGCCGGACGAGCTCGCCCCGATCAACGCCGAGTACGGCTTCGACCGGTCACCGCTATACCAGTACCTCGACTACCTCGCGGGCCTGGCCCGCGGCGACCTCGGCACGTCCTACCAGCAGCACCGGCCGGTCTGGGAGGTGATCTCCGAGCAGGTCCCCTCGACTCTGGCCCTCAGCGCGACCGCGCTGGTGCTGGCCTGGGTGCTGATGCTCGTGTGGGTGCTGCTCACCGCCGGACGCGGTCCGGTCGTCAGCGGCTGGGGTGCCGCGGTCGAGTCGGTGCTCGCCGGCCTGCCCCAGTACTGGCTCGGTGTGGTGCTCGTGCTGGTGTTCGCCCTCGGGCTGGGCTGGTTCCCGGTCGTCGGCGGATCGGGGCCGACCGGGCTCGTGCTGCCGGCACTGACGCTGGCCCTCCCGCTGGCCGGGTTCCTCGGCCAGTCCACCCGCACCGAGTTCGAGCGGGTGCTCGGCCAGCCGTTCGTCCTCACGGCCCGGCTGCGCGGATCGGGCGACCTGGCCGTGCGGCTGCGCCACGTCCTACGGCACGCGGCGCTGGCACCGCTGACCCTCACCGGGTGGGCGCTGGGCGCCACGATCTCCGGCGCCGTGATCGTCGAGACGGTCTTCACCCGCACCGGGGTCGGCCGCACGCTCGTCACCGCCGTCGAGTCCCAGGACCTGCCCATCGTCACCGGCGTCGTCGTGCTCACCGCGATCGCCTACGTGGTGATCAACCTCGTACTCGACGCCCTGTACCCGCTCATCGACCCGAGGGTGGACGCGTGA
- a CDS encoding LLM class flavin-dependent oxidoreductase: MRFQVLDIVPHAPHPVTGELIGVHERLSRVVETAVLAERLGFDSYAVGERHAGEFVSSAPTVLLGAIAQATDRILLSTGVTVLSLLDPVRVAEDYATVDQLSGGRLEIVIGKGNEDRHFPMFGLELGRQYEYLTENYELLRRLLRESGVDWSGTHRPDLTGVTTFPRPYDGPFRIWHGSATSTAAVDLAARWGDPIFSANALQPRENYRVLIDRYREKLAEHGHDPAAGYVGSGSGGLFLADTDAEAIAEYRPVYEGFAAKLRAAHAGDDRPGKVTSFATVEEAVESGPALVGSPDQVAAKILDYHAAYRHDVQSVSVNPVLPYERQQEVLTRFATEVVPLVRREVSTALWGPRDAGRAAGITVRT, translated from the coding sequence GTGAGGTTCCAGGTTCTCGACATCGTCCCGCACGCCCCGCACCCGGTGACCGGTGAGCTGATCGGCGTGCACGAACGGCTGTCCCGGGTGGTGGAGACGGCGGTGCTCGCGGAGCGGCTGGGCTTCGACTCCTACGCCGTCGGGGAGCGGCACGCCGGTGAGTTCGTGTCGTCGGCACCGACGGTGCTGCTCGGCGCGATCGCCCAGGCCACGGACCGCATCCTGCTCTCCACCGGCGTCACCGTGCTGTCGCTGCTCGACCCGGTCCGGGTCGCCGAGGACTACGCGACCGTCGACCAGCTCTCCGGCGGGCGGCTGGAGATCGTGATCGGCAAGGGCAACGAGGACCGGCACTTCCCGATGTTCGGTCTCGAGCTCGGCCGCCAGTACGAGTACCTCACCGAGAACTACGAGCTGCTCCGGCGCCTGCTCCGGGAGTCCGGGGTGGACTGGTCCGGCACGCACCGTCCGGACCTGACCGGGGTGACGACGTTCCCGCGGCCCTACGACGGCCCGTTCCGGATCTGGCACGGCTCGGCGACCTCCACCGCCGCCGTCGACCTGGCCGCCCGCTGGGGCGACCCGATATTCTCGGCGAACGCGCTGCAGCCCCGGGAGAACTACCGCGTCCTGATCGACCGCTACCGGGAGAAGCTGGCCGAGCACGGCCACGACCCCGCCGCCGGCTACGTCGGCTCCGGGTCCGGCGGCCTGTTCCTCGCCGACACCGACGCGGAGGCGATCGCCGAGTACCGGCCGGTGTACGAGGGTTTCGCGGCGAAGCTGCGCGCCGCCCACGCCGGGGACGACCGGCCCGGCAAGGTGACCTCTTTCGCGACGGTCGAGGAGGCCGTGGAGTCCGGCCCCGCGCTGGTCGGGAGCCCGGACCAGGTCGCGGCGAAGATCCTCGACTACCACGCGGCCTACCGGCACGACGTGCAGTCGGTGTCGGTCAACCCGGTGCTGCCCTACGAGCGGCAGCAGGAGGTACTGACCCGGTTCGCCACCGAGGTCGTGCCGCTGGTGCGGCGCGAGGTGTCGACCGCGCTGTGGGGCCCGCGGGACGCCGGACGGGCCGCCGGAATCACCGTCCGTACCTGA
- a CDS encoding ABC transporter substrate-binding protein, translating to MRPPPGRALLTCLAALLLPCVVACAPVAGADPAAAAPASTPDTIVYGHQQEPPCVYGGWIEQAYLSGQILDNVVALDDDGRVVPWLAESWRVDPDGLTWRFTLRDGPTFSDGTPVDADAVARNFDHWVDGGNSTVQAWIGSYFDSADALDDRTVAVRLTRPYPRFAENMTQPYFGIQSPRALETRSEEENCTAPIGSGPFVVDRWNRGSDIQLLRRDDYDWAPANAEHTGPAHVRRIDWRFIADPTARTAALRSGEIDAMYDVQAFEWRNLEAEGFELHRYVTGGRPQQISFNTERGPFTDQRVRQAFALSLDRRGAVEAVGKGVIPYEGNGPVSRATPGYDERAAARYDHDPAAAAALLDDAGWLPGPDGVRERDGRPLEVVFPYAVNRTINQDGAAIIQALQQQAEAVGFRVRLVPYPPSAAAAGAYSGPGDYDLMIGYWTAVNAGILHVNWRRDLPDSPNKANSAFYDDPALEQLIVRANSEQDPAAQAGLYRSAQQYIADRALSIGVYDRLSTLAVRPGLHGVRQEKSQGGPIFHDAHVD from the coding sequence GTGAGACCGCCACCCGGCCGCGCCCTGCTCACCTGCCTGGCCGCCCTGCTCCTCCCGTGCGTGGTCGCCTGCGCACCCGTCGCCGGGGCCGATCCCGCGGCCGCCGCGCCGGCGTCCACACCGGACACGATCGTCTACGGGCACCAGCAGGAGCCGCCCTGCGTGTACGGCGGCTGGATCGAGCAGGCCTACCTGTCCGGCCAGATCCTGGACAACGTGGTCGCCCTCGACGACGACGGCCGGGTCGTCCCCTGGCTGGCCGAGTCGTGGCGGGTCGACCCGGACGGGCTGACCTGGCGGTTCACCCTCCGCGACGGCCCGACGTTCAGCGACGGCACCCCCGTCGACGCCGACGCGGTCGCCCGCAACTTCGACCACTGGGTCGACGGCGGCAACTCCACCGTGCAGGCCTGGATCGGCTCCTACTTCGACTCCGCCGACGCCCTCGACGACCGCACGGTCGCGGTGCGGCTCACCCGGCCCTACCCGCGCTTCGCCGAGAACATGACCCAGCCGTACTTCGGGATCCAGTCCCCGCGTGCGCTGGAGACCCGCTCGGAGGAGGAGAACTGCACCGCGCCGATCGGCTCGGGCCCGTTCGTCGTGGACCGGTGGAACCGCGGCAGCGACATCCAGCTGCTCCGGCGCGACGACTACGACTGGGCCCCGGCGAACGCCGAGCACACCGGTCCCGCCCACGTGCGGCGGATCGACTGGCGGTTCATCGCCGACCCGACGGCCCGCACCGCTGCGCTGCGCTCCGGCGAGATCGACGCCATGTACGACGTGCAGGCCTTCGAGTGGCGCAACCTGGAGGCCGAGGGCTTCGAGCTGCACCGCTACGTGACCGGCGGCCGTCCACAGCAGATCAGCTTCAACACCGAGCGCGGCCCCTTCACCGACCAGCGGGTCCGCCAGGCGTTCGCGCTGAGCCTGGACCGCCGCGGTGCCGTCGAGGCCGTCGGCAAGGGCGTCATCCCGTACGAGGGCAACGGCCCGGTCAGCCGGGCCACCCCCGGCTACGACGAGCGGGCCGCCGCCCGGTACGACCACGACCCGGCCGCGGCTGCGGCGCTGCTCGACGACGCCGGCTGGCTCCCGGGCCCCGACGGCGTCCGGGAGCGCGACGGCCGCCCGCTCGAGGTCGTCTTCCCGTACGCGGTCAACCGGACGATCAACCAGGACGGCGCGGCGATCATCCAGGCGCTGCAGCAGCAGGCCGAGGCCGTCGGCTTCCGGGTCCGCCTCGTCCCGTACCCGCCCAGCGCGGCCGCCGCCGGTGCGTACTCGGGCCCGGGCGACTACGACCTGATGATCGGCTACTGGACCGCGGTGAACGCCGGCATCCTGCACGTCAACTGGCGTCGTGACCTGCCGGACTCGCCGAACAAGGCGAACTCCGCCTTCTACGACGACCCCGCCCTGGAGCAGCTGATCGTCCGGGCGAACTCCGAGCAGGACCCGGCCGCCCAGGCCGGTCTCTACCGCTCGGCACAGCAATACATCGCCGACCGCGCGCTGTCCATCGGGGTCTACGACCGGCTGAGCACCCTCGCCGTGCGGCCCGGTCTCCACGGTGTGCGCCAGGAGAAGTCCCAGGGAGGGCCGATCTTCCATGACGCTCACGTCGACTGA
- a CDS encoding ABC transporter permease yields MTVTETRPPAPPEGGASSAPAPRPRRRGAAGALPALAAAAVLAIAALAPSVLAPRDPRAIDLSATLRPPSWTHWLGTDEIGRDLYTRIVHGTGQSLVIGLGAAAVALVLALVLALAATLTPAPVAATADRVIDVLFAFPTLLLALLLVGVLGPAPGTLVVAVGTGVAPGYARMVRAQLLGVRNSPYVEAATALGHRRARIVARHVLPNALRPLVAVFALSVGQCVVWSSSLSFLGLGVAPPASEWGALLEAGRGYVGVAGWLVVLPGLAVVALAVTATALGRALQTRLEPGR; encoded by the coding sequence GTGACCGTCACCGAGACACGACCACCGGCACCCCCCGAGGGCGGTGCCAGCAGCGCCCCGGCACCGCGCCCGCGGCGCCGCGGCGCCGCCGGGGCACTGCCCGCGCTCGCGGCGGCGGCCGTCCTCGCCATCGCGGCGCTCGCACCGTCGGTACTCGCCCCGCGCGACCCCCGCGCGATCGACCTGTCGGCCACGCTGCGCCCGCCCTCGTGGACGCACTGGCTGGGCACCGACGAGATCGGCCGGGACCTCTACACCCGGATCGTGCACGGGACCGGGCAGTCGCTCGTGATCGGGCTCGGCGCCGCGGCGGTGGCGCTGGTGCTCGCGCTGGTGCTGGCGCTCGCCGCGACACTGACGCCGGCCCCGGTGGCAGCAACGGCGGACCGCGTCATCGACGTGCTGTTCGCCTTCCCCACCCTGCTGCTGGCGTTGCTGCTCGTCGGGGTGCTGGGGCCGGCGCCGGGCACGCTCGTCGTCGCCGTCGGGACCGGGGTCGCGCCCGGCTACGCCCGGATGGTGCGGGCGCAGCTGCTCGGCGTGCGGAACTCGCCGTACGTGGAGGCGGCGACGGCACTGGGTCACCGGCGTGCCCGCATCGTCGCCCGGCACGTGCTGCCGAACGCGCTCCGGCCGCTCGTCGCGGTCTTCGCGCTCTCCGTCGGCCAGTGCGTGGTGTGGTCGTCGAGCCTGTCGTTCCTCGGGCTGGGGGTCGCTCCGCCCGCGTCGGAGTGGGGCGCGCTGCTGGAGGCCGGCCGGGGCTACGTCGGTGTGGCCGGCTGGCTGGTCGTGCTGCCCGGGCTGGCCGTCGTCGCGCTCGCCGTCACCGCCACGGCCCTCGGCCGCGCCCTGCAGACCCGTCTCGAACCCGGAAGGTGA